In the Oreochromis aureus strain Israel breed Guangdong linkage group 14, ZZ_aureus, whole genome shotgun sequence genome, one interval contains:
- the LOC116330095 gene encoding extracellular calcium-sensing receptor-like, with protein MPSLFKEGDIMIGGIFPIFNKEIISTSAFDKEPPKVQCEGFDWRVFRWTQAVIFTIEEINNDPALLPNISLGYRILNSCDSPTNALRAALTLASGAEEADVTSHCPPAVTAVIAEAGSTQSIAVAGIFGTFHVPIVSHFSTCACLSDRTKYPTFFRTIPSDYYLAKALAALVKHFGWQWIGAIQSDNDFGRNGILAFKEKVEKFGVCIAFVASVLHTYTRDKFLEVVEIIKQSSVKVILAFAAEGDFYPLMQEIVNQNITGIQWISCVAWITAPRPSTPEIYTAFGGTLGFVMQKKAIPKLKQFLTNINPYTDPHAPFVRDFWENMVSKSLQRVNFTNHFGAEVYFDENGDPPANYEIINWQLINGKVPTSVCSNVCPAGTRKAQIQAKPLCCFDCVPCAEGTIANSTGAADCTPCPKEYWSNERKDKCIPRTIEFLKYHEPMGIALTFVSLLGASVSLATMVVFVHNKETPVIKASNFELSSLLLFSLFLCFLCPLTFLGKPTVWSCMLRHTAFGVTFALCISCVLGKTIVVVTAFKATFPGNKVAGQFGHAQQRIIVCSCTFFQVVICALWLTSNPPYPHMLFTSSNNMIVLECNTGSEFAFYVVMGNIGILAIICLILAFMARKLPDNFNEAKLITFSMLIFCAVWITFIPAYISSPGKFTVAVEIFAILSSAFGLLSSIFAPKCYIIFLKPERNTKKHVMGKTIN; from the exons ATGCCAAGTTTGTTTAAGGAAGGTGACATAATGATCGGAGGAATCTTCCCGATTttcaacaaagaaataatcagcACTTCTGCATTCGATAAGGAGCCACCTAAAGTGCAGTGTGAAGG GTTTGACTGGAGAGTTTTTCGATGGACCCAGGCAGTTATATTTACTATTGAAGAAATCAACAATGATCCTGCTCTCCTTCCAAACATATCTCTTGGCTATAGGATACTTAACTCTTGTGATTCTCCTACAAATGCTTTACGTGCTGCACTAACACTGGCTAGTGGAGCAGAGGAGGCAGATGTGACTTCTCATTGCCCACCAGCTGTAACTGCAGTCATAGCAGAGGCAGGATCAACTCAGTCAATAGCTGTGGCGGGAATTTTCGGAACATTCCATGTGCCAATA GTAAGTCACTTCTCAACGTGTGCTTGTCTGAGTGACAGAACTAAATATCctacattttttagaacaaTCCCCAGCGACTACTACCTTGCAAAAGCTTTGGCTGCACTGGTCAAACATTTTGGATGGCAGTGGATTGGAGCCATACAGTCAGACAATGATTTTGGACGTAATGGAATTCTTGCTTTTAAGGAGAAGGTTGAAAAGTTTGGCGTTTGCATTGCTTTTGTTGCGTCAGTTCTACACACGTACACAAGAGACAAATTCCTAGAAGTTgtggaaataataaaacagtCATCTGTCAAAGTAATTTTGGCTTTTGCTGCTGAGGGTGACTTTTATCCTTTGATGCAAGAGATTGTGAACCAGAACATTACAGGAATTCAATGGATTTCTTGTGTGGCCTGGATAACAGCACCTCGACCCTCCACACCTGAAATCTACACAGCTTTTGGTGGAACCCTTGGATTTGTAATGCAAAAGAAGGCTATTCCTAAACTAAAACAGTTTCTTACAAATATAAATCCATATACAGATCCACACGCACCTTTTGTGAGGGATTTCTGGGAGAATATG GTCAGTAAAAGCTTACAAAGGGTAAATTTCACAAATCACTTTGGTGCCGAGGTGTATTTTGATGAAAATGGCGATCCTCCTGCTAATTATGAAATTATTAACTGGCAGTTGATAAATGGAAAA GTGCCCACATCAGTGTGTTCTAATGTTTGCCCAGCAGGAACCAGAAAAGCTCAAATTCAGGCAAAACCTCTATGTTGTTTTGACTGTGTACCCTGTGCTGAGGGAACTATAGCCAACTCAACAG GTGCTGCAGACTGCACACCTTGTCCAAAGGAATACTGGTCCAATGAGAGAAAAGATAAGTGCATTCCTAGAACAATTGAGTTCCTGAAATATCACGAGCCCATGGGAATAGCTCTAACATTTGTATCCCTGTTAGGGGCCTCAGTATCTCTGGCCACAATGGTGGTTTTTGTCCACAACAAAGAAACTCCTGTGATAAAAGCCAGCAACTTTGAGCTGAGCTCTCTCTTattattctctctttttctgtgctTTCTCTGTCCTCTCACTTTCCTAGGTAAGCCAACAGTCTGGTCATGCATGCTGCGCCACACCGCTTTTGGTGTGACATTTGCCCTTTGCATTTCCTGTGTCTTGGGAAAAACCATTGTTGTTGTCACAGCCTTCAAAGCCACATTTCCTGGTAACAAAGTTGCTGGACAGTTTGGTCACGCACAACAAAGAATCATTGTTTGCTCCTGCACTTTCTTTCAAGTGGTAATATGCGCATTATGGCTGACTTCAAACCCACCTTACCCACATATGTTGTTCACATCCAGCAACAACATGATTGTTCTGGAATGCAACACAGGCTCTGAGTTTGCTTTTTATGTAGTGATGGGAAACATTGGGATCCTTGCGATCATTTGTTTGATCCTGGCATTTATGGCAAGAAAACTTCCTGATAATTTCAATGAAGCCAAATTGATCACATTCAGCATGCTGATATTCTGTGCTGTGTGGATTACCTTTATCCCAGCATACATCAGCTCTCCTGGAAAGTTCACTGTAGCTGTAGAAATATTTGCAATTTTGTCCTCAGCTTTTGGCCTATTAAGTAGCATTTTTGCACCCAAGTGTTACATAATATTTCTTAAGCCAGAAAGAAATACCAAGAAACATGTTATGGGAAAAACTATAaactaa
- the LOC116330050 gene encoding extracellular calcium-sensing receptor-like isoform X2 — MTAIYMAVRKRFPNVSRRALRIAVKAGGTEIAGKGKEITFKILSTSTFDKEPPKVQCEGFDLRIYRWTQAMIFAIEEINNDPALLPNISLGYRILNSCASPTNALRAALTLASGAEEAKATSHCPPAISALIAESGSSQSIAVAGILGPFHMPIISYFSTCACLSDRTKYPTFFRTIPSDYFQAKALAALVKHFGWQWIGAIQSDNDYGRNGILAFKEEVEKFGVCVAFVASVLRTYTRDEFLEVVEIIKQSSVKVILAFSVDGDFYPLMQEIVNHNITGIQWISCVAWITSSRTSTPEMYRSFGGTVGFVMQKMAIPKLKPFLTSINPYTDPNAPFVRDFWEIMVGCTPVLPGVHAVTDDTKKRCTGNETLMNSEDDFFNVTQLRVTYNVYKAVYAIAHALHQLVFCQPVGAQTVNPCLNLTDIQPKEVSKILQRVNFTNQFGDEVFFDENGDPPASYDVINWQLINGKVQHVTLGHLSFAANGDYKLSIEDEKIVWRTGKTVPTSVCSNVCPVGTRKAQIQGKPICCFDCVPCADGTIANSTGAADCTPCPKEYWSNDRKDECIPRTIEFLKYHEPMGIALTLVSLLGASLSLATMVVFINYRETPVIKASNFELSSLLLFSLFLCFLCPLTFLGRPTVWTCMLRHTAFGVTFALCISCVLGKTIVVVTAFKATFPGNKIAGKFGHAQQRIIICSCTLIQIVICILWLTLNPPYSHMLFTYSNKMIVLECNTGSQAAFYAVLGYIGILAIICLILAFMARKLPDNFNEAKLITFSMLIFCAVWITFVPAYISSPGKFTVAVEIFAILSSAFGLLICIFGPKCYIIFLKPEKNTKKHVMGKIIK; from the exons ATACTCAGCACCTCTACATTTGATAAGGAGCCGCCTAAAGTGCAGTGTGAAGG GTTTGACCTGCGAATTTATCGATGGACCCAGGCAATGATATTTGCCATTGAAGAAATCAACAACGATCCTGCTCTCCTTCCAAACATATCTCTTGGCTATAGGATACTTAACTCTTGCGCATCTCCTACAAATGCTTTACGTGCTGCACTAACACTGGCTAGTGGAGCAGAGGAGGCAAAGGCGACTTCACATTGCCCACCAGCTATATCTGCACTTATTGCAGAGTCTGGATCATCTCAGTCAATAGCTGTGGCTGGAATTCTTGGACCCTTTCATATGCCAATA ATCAGCTACTTCTCAACGTGTGCTTGTCTGAGTGACAGAACTAAATATCctacattttttagaacaaTCCCCAGCGACTATTTCCAGGCAAAAGCTTTGGCTGCACTGGTCAAACATTTTGGATGGCAGTGGATTGGAGCCATACAGTCAGATAATGATTATGGACGTAATGGAATTCTTGCTTTTAAGGAGGAGGTTGAAAAGTTTGGGGTTTGTGTTGCTTTTGTTGCATCAGTTCTACGCACGTACACAAGAGATGAATTTCTAGAAGTTGTGGAAATAATTAAACAGTCATCTGTCAAAGTAATTTTAGCTTTTTCTGTTGATGGTGACTTTTATCCTTTGATGCAAGAGATTGTGAACCACAACATTACAGGAATTCAGTGGATTTCTTGTGTGGCTTGGATAACATCATCTCGAACATCAACACCTGAAATGTATAGATCCTTTGGCGGAACAGTGGGATTTGTAATGCAGAAAATGGCTATTCCTAAGCTTAAACCCTTTCTTACAAGTATAAATCCATATACAGATCCAAATGCACCTTTCGTGAGGGATTTCTGGGAGATTATGGTGGGCTGCACACCTGTTTTGCCAGGGGTACATGCAGTTACTGATGacacaaaaaaaagatgcaCAGGCAATGAAACATTAATGAATTCCGAGGATGATTTCTTCAATGTCACACAACTTAGAGTGACCTATAATGTGTATAAAGCAGTTTATGCTATTGCACATGCTCTGCATCAGCTGGTATTTTGCCAACCAGTTGGAGCACAAACAGTAAATCCATGTTTAAACCTGACAGATATTCAACCCAAGGAG gtcagtaaaATATTACAAAGGGTGAATTTCACAAATCAGTTTGGTGATGAGGTGTTTTTTGATGAGAATGGTGATCCTCCTGCTTCTTATGATGTTATTAACTGGCAGTTGATAAATGGAAAAGTGCAACATGTGACACTTGGTCATTTGTCATTTGCTGCAAATGGTGATTACAAGCTCAGCATCGAGGACGAAAAGATTGTGTGGAGGACAGGGAAAACA GTTCCCACATCAGTGTGTTCTAATGTTTGCCCAGTTGGAACCAGAAAAGCTCAAATTCAGGGAAAACCTATATGTTGTTTCGACTGTGTACCCTGTGCTGATGGAACTATAGCCAACTCAACAG GTGCAGCAGACTGCACACCTTGTCCAAAGGAATACTGGTCCAATGACAGGAAAGATGAGTGCATTCCTAGAACAATTGAGTTTCTGAAATATCATGAGCCCATGGGAATAGCTCTAACACTTGTGTCCCTGTTAGGGGCCTCTCTCTCCCTGGCCACAATGGTGGTTTTTATCAACTACAGAGAAACTCCTGTGATAAAAGCCAGCAACTTTGAGCTGAGCTCTCTCTTattattctctctttttctgtgctTTCTCTGTCCTCTCACTTTCCTTGGTCGGCCAACAGTCTGGACATGTATGCTGCGCCACACTGCTTTTGGTGTGACATTTGCCCTTTGCATTTCCTGTGTCTTGGGAAAAACCATTGTTGTTGTCACAGCCTTCAAAGCCACATTTCCTGGTAACAAAATTGCTGGAAAGTTTGGTCACGCACAACAAAGAATCATCATTTGCTCCTGCACTTTGATTCAAATAGTAATATGTATATTATGGCTGACTTTAAACCCACCTTACTCACATATGTTGTTCACTTACAGCAATAAGATGATTGTTCTGGAATGTAATACAGGTTCTCAGgctgctttttatgcagttttggGATACATAGGGATCCTTGCAATCATTTGTTTGATCCTGGCATTTATGGCAAGAAAACTTCCTGATAATTTCAATGAAGCCAAATTGATCACATTCAGCATGCTGATATTCTGTGCTGTGTGGATTACCTTTGTCCCAGCATACATCAGCTCTCCTGGAAAGTTCACTGTAGCTGTAGAAATATTTGCAATTTTGTCTTCAGCATTTGGCTTATTAATTTGCATTTTTGGACCCAAGTGTTACATAATATTTCTTAAGCCAGAAAAAAATACCAAGAAACATGTTATGggaaaaattataaaataa